In Antechinus flavipes isolate AdamAnt ecotype Samford, QLD, Australia chromosome 3, AdamAnt_v2, whole genome shotgun sequence, a genomic segment contains:
- the LOC127556742 gene encoding NACHT, LRR and PYD domains-containing protein 12-like, protein MADAILCCLAAYLEELESVELNKFKMYLGLEAERVGEGRVPRGRMEKAGPLDMAQILVAHWGPAEAWELALRVFNRINRKDLWARGCQEALARDVPHSLEVTTLDSCGREPGRLADSSPGMTKKDPQEMYREHVRRKYRFIEDRNARLGELVNLSQRYTPLLLVKEHATLTRAQHELLAVGRQHALGLDQRASPIQVETLFEPDEERPHAPHTVVLQGAAGIGKSILAQKVMLDWADGRLYSGRFDYVFYMNCREMNQFRERSMDDLISVCWPERNVPISEIVRVPERLLFIIDGFDELRASFHEPRDCGCIRWGERKPVEALLSCLLRRKLLRELSLLITTRPTTLETLHHMLEHPRHVAILGFSEALRQEYFYKFFRHEEQARQGFSLVRDNEPLFTMCFVPLMCWIVCTCLKQQLEAGWPFPHTSKTTTAVYMFYLLSLLQPKPGRPRARPPPNLRGLCSLAARGLWSQRILFEEEDLHKHGLDRDDFSAFLNVNIFHKDIQCERYYSFIHLSFQEFFGAMFYVLEGEPGAPSADVGKLLKRYAKSERSHLALTVRFLFGLLNDERRSSLEKQLGRKTSRRTKRELLRWIQAKALSEGSTLQRGALELFQCLYEIQEEDFIQRALDHFQVVVVSDMATKMEHMVSSFCVRNCCSAVVVHLGSTMFSADCEEDAGNQDGRGAVSEGGERPGNQAPEQSEKDVLPEAYCEHLATALSTNWNLIELVLYRNVLGNRGVRLLCRGLRHPNCQLQNLRLKRCRLSSASCHDLSSALLSNQNLTRLDLSRNSLGAAGMKLLAEGLRHPKCRLQMLQLRRCGLDREACQELSKVLSSSRHLTELDLTGNALGDSGLRQLCAGLSHPACKLQTLWLKICHLPPSACQDLASVLSINQNLTELDLSLNDLGDQGVKLLCEGLCHSKSQLQTLRLGICRLTFVSCEALSTTLQSNIHLKALDVSFNDLEDLGVHLLCQGLQHPNCKLHKLWLDSCSLSGAACRDLAVALGVNQTLRELYLTNNALGDAGVQLLCERLSQPSCRLRTLWLFGTELTEGTQQALAALRGAKPHLDIGS, encoded by the exons ATGGCGGACGCCATCCTCTGCTGCCTGGCAGCCTATCTGGAGGAGCTGGAGTCCGTGGAGCTGAACAAGTTCAAGATGTATCTGGGCCTGGAGGCCgagagggtgggggaggggagagtgcCCCGGGGGCGGATGGAGAAGGCGGGACCCCTGGACATGGCGCAGATCTTGGTGGCCCACTGGGGCCCAGCTGAGGCCTGGGAGCTGGCCCTCCGCGTCTTCAACCGGATCAACAGGAAGGACCTTTGGGCACGAGGCTGCCAAGAGGCTCTGGCGAGAG atgtcCCTCACTCCTTGGAGGTCACTACTTTAGACTCCTGTGGCAGGGAGCCCGGACGCTTGGCCGACAGCTCTCCAGGGATGACAAAGAAAG ATCCCCAGGAAATGTACCGCGAGCACGTCAGGCGCAAGTATCGCTTTATTGAGGACAGGAACGCCCGCCTGGGAGAACTCGTGAACCTCAGCCAGAGATACACGCCGCTGCTCCTGGTGAAGGAGCACGCCACCCTGACCAGAGCCCAGCATGAACTCCTGGCTGTGGGGCGGCAGCACGCGCTGGGCCTGGACCAGCGGGCCAGCCCCATCCAGGTAGAGACGTTGTTCGAGCCGGACGAGGAGCGCCCGCACGCGCCACACACGGTTGTGCTGCAGGGGGCCGCCGGGATTGGGAAGTCCATTCTGGCCCAGAAGGTCATGCTGGACTGGGCCGACGGGCGCCTCTACTCCGGCCGCTTTGACTACGTCTTCTACATGAACTGCCGAGAGATGAACCAGTTCCGGGAGAGGAGCATGGACGATCTGATTTCGGTCTGCTGGCCCGAGAGGAACGTGCCCATTTCTGAGATTGTTCGGGTCCCCGAAAGACTCCTGTTCATCATCGACGGCTTCGACGAGCTCCGGGCTTCCTTCCACGAGCCGAGAGACTGCGGCTGCATCcggtggggggagaggaagccGGTGGAGGCCCTCCTGAGCTGCCTGCTCAGGAGGAAGCTGCTCCGGGAGCTGTCCTTGCTGATCACCACCAGACCCACCACGCTGGAGACCCTCCACCACATGCTGGAGCATCCCCGGCACGTGGCCATCCTGGGCTTCTCGGAGGCTCTGCGCCAGGAGTACTTCTACAAGTTTTTCCGGCACGAGGAGCAGGCCCGCCAGGGCTTCAGCCTGGTGCGGGACAACGAGCCGCTCTTTACCATGTGCTTCGTGCCCTTGATGTGCTGGATAGTCTGCACCTGCCTCAAACAGCAGCTGGAGGCCGGCTGGCCCTTCCCCCACACCTCCAAGACCACCACGGCCGTCTACATGTTCTACCTGCTGAGCCTGCTGCAGCCCAAGCCGGGGCGACCCCGGGCCCGGCCGCCGCCCAACCTCCGGGGGCTCTGCTCCCTGGCTGCCAGGGGCCTCTGGAGCCAGAGGATCCTCTTCGAGGAGGAGGACCTGCACAAGCACGGCTTGGACAGAGACGACTTTTCGGCCTTCCTCAACGTGAACATCTTCCACAAAGACATCCAGTGTGAGCGATACTACAGCTTCATCCACTTGAGCTTCCAGGAGTTCTTCGGCGCCATGTTCTACGTCCTGGAGGGGGAGCCGGGGGCCCCTTCGGCAGACGTGGGGAAGCTTCTCAAGCGCTACGCCAAGTCTGAGAGGAGCCACCTGGCCCTCACCGTGCGCTTCCTCTTCGGGCTCCTTAACGATGAGAGGCGGAGCTCCCTGGAGAAGCAGCTCGGCAGGAAGACCTCCCGGCGCACCAAGAGGGAGCTGCTGCGCTGGATCCAGGCCAAGGCGCTGAGCGAAGGCTCCACGCTGCAGCGGGGAGCCCTGGAGCTCTTCCAGTGCCTCTACGAGATCCAAGAGGAGGACTTCATCCAGAGGGCGCTGGACCACTTCCAGGTGGTCGTGGTCAGCGACATGGCCACCAAGATGGAGCACATGGTCTCCTCCTTCTGCGTGAGGAACTGCTGCAGCGCCGTGGTGGTCCACCTGGGCTCGACCATGTTCAGTGCCGACTGTGAGGAAGACGCCGGGAACCAAGACGGCCGTGGGGCGGTGTCCGAGGGCGGGGAGCGGCCCGGGAACCAGGCTCCGGAGCA GTCCGAGAAGGACGTCCTTCCGGAGGCCTACTGTGAGCATCTTGCCACTGCCCTCAGCACCAACTGGAATCTTATAGAGCTGGTTCTATACCGGAACGTCCTGGGGAACCGTGGAGTGAGACTGCTGTGCCGAGGGCTCAGACATCCCAACTGTCAACTCCAGAACCTTCG GCTCAAGCGATGTCGACTCTCCAGCGCATCCTGCCACGACCTCTCCTCGGCTCTCCTGAGCAATCAGAATTTAACCCGGCTGGACCTGAGCAGGAACTCGCTGGGGGCCGCGGGGATGAAACTGCTGGCCGAGGGCCTCCGGCACCCCAAGTGCCGCCTCCAGATGCTGCA GTTGCGGCGGTGCGGGCTGGATAGGGAAGCGTGCCAGGAGCTCTCCAAGGTGCTGAGCTCCAGCCGCCACTTGACGGAGCTGGATCTGACGGGCAATGCCCTGGGGGACTCGGGGCTGCGGCAGCTGTGTGCCGGGCTGAGCCATCCTGCCTGCAAGCTGCAGACTCTGTG GTTAAAGATCTGCCACCTGCCACCCTCTGCCTGTCAGGATCTGGCCTCCGTCCTCAGCATCAACCAGAACCTGACCGAGCTGGACCTCAGCTTAAACGACCTGGGAGACCAGGGGGTGAAATTGCTCTGTGAGGGGCTCTGCCATTCCAAGAGCCAGCTGCAGACGCTTCG GTTGGGCATCTGTCGGCTCACCTTTGTCTCCTGTGAGGCTTTATCCACTACCCTGCAGTCCAACATTCACCTCAAGGCTCTGGATGTGAGTTTCAACGACTTGGAAGACCTGGGGGTGCACCTGCTCTGTCAGGGACTGCAGCACCCCAACTGTAAGCTTCACAAGCTGTG GTTGGATAGCTGTTCCCTGTCCGGGGCTGCCTGCAGGGACCTTGCCGTGGCCCTGGGGGTCAACCAGACCCTGAGAGAACTCTACCTCACCAACAACGCTCTGGGGGACGCAGGGGTGCAACTGCTGTGTGAGAGGCTGAGCCAGCCCAGCTGCAGGCTCCGAACCTTGTG GTTGTTTGGTACGGAACTGACGGAAGGGACCCAGCAGGCCCTGGCTGCCCTTCGAGGAGCCAAGCCACACCTGGACATCGGCTCCTGA